The Streptomyces sp. RKAG293 genome includes a region encoding these proteins:
- a CDS encoding MFS transporter: MQEQEHQQQEAGQEKGPRRGTAVWALIITSLAGFMASLDNLVVTTALPSIRKDLGGALEDLEWTVSAYTLTFAVLLMFGAALGDRFGRRRLFTVGLGLFTVASAAAALAPGMGELIAARAAQGVGAAIMMPLTLTLLSATVAPERRGMAFGIWSAVNGLAVATGPLIGGTLTEHFSWQWIFWLNVPIGLLLLPLARLRLNESRGPNSRLDVPGTALASAGLFGIVYALIRGNADGWTSPSVLTGLIAGAALIVAFVAYENRAAHPILPMRLFRNRAFSAVNAASLLMFLGMFGSIFLLSQFMQNVSGYSPMEAGVRMLPWTAMPMIVSPISGILSDRIGGRPIIAAGLALQAVGLAYFALVVTTDVSYAAQLPALIISGIGMAMYFGPTANVVMSSVRPEEQGIASGANNAFRELGGALGVAILASVFSSQGGYESAGRYVDGLVPALWVGAVAVGLASVAAVIIPRRRKATATPADAQPQRTLEPVA; the protein is encoded by the coding sequence ATGCAGGAGCAGGAGCACCAGCAGCAAGAGGCAGGACAGGAGAAGGGACCCCGGCGCGGTACCGCCGTATGGGCCCTGATCATCACCAGCCTCGCCGGCTTCATGGCGAGCCTCGACAACCTCGTTGTCACCACCGCGCTGCCCTCCATCCGGAAGGACCTCGGCGGGGCGCTCGAAGACCTCGAATGGACGGTGAGCGCCTACACCCTCACCTTCGCGGTCCTCCTGATGTTCGGCGCCGCCCTCGGTGACCGGTTCGGCCGCCGCCGGCTCTTCACCGTCGGCCTCGGGCTGTTCACCGTGGCCTCCGCCGCCGCCGCGCTCGCCCCCGGCATGGGTGAGCTCATCGCCGCCCGCGCCGCCCAGGGCGTCGGCGCCGCGATCATGATGCCGCTGACCCTCACCCTGCTCTCCGCCACCGTCGCGCCGGAGCGCCGCGGTATGGCATTCGGCATCTGGAGTGCGGTCAACGGTCTCGCCGTCGCCACCGGCCCGCTCATCGGCGGCACCCTCACCGAGCACTTCTCCTGGCAGTGGATCTTCTGGCTGAACGTGCCGATCGGGCTGCTCCTGCTGCCCCTCGCCCGGCTCCGCCTGAACGAGAGCCGCGGCCCGAACTCCCGGCTGGACGTCCCCGGCACCGCGCTCGCCAGCGCCGGCCTCTTCGGCATCGTCTACGCCCTCATCCGCGGCAACGCCGACGGCTGGACCAGCCCCTCCGTCCTGACCGGCCTGATCGCCGGCGCCGCGCTCATCGTGGCGTTCGTCGCCTACGAGAACCGGGCCGCGCACCCCATCCTGCCGATGCGGCTCTTCCGCAACCGCGCCTTCAGCGCGGTGAACGCGGCCAGCCTGCTGATGTTCCTGGGCATGTTCGGCTCGATCTTCCTGCTGAGCCAGTTCATGCAGAACGTGTCCGGCTACTCGCCCATGGAAGCCGGCGTCCGGATGCTCCCCTGGACGGCCATGCCGATGATCGTCTCGCCCATCTCGGGCATCCTCTCCGACCGCATCGGCGGCCGCCCGATCATCGCCGCCGGGCTGGCGCTCCAGGCCGTGGGCCTCGCGTACTTCGCACTCGTCGTCACGACGGACGTCTCCTACGCGGCCCAACTGCCCGCGCTGATCATCAGCGGTATCGGGATGGCGATGTACTTCGGACCCACCGCCAACGTCGTGATGTCCAGCGTGCGCCCCGAGGAACAGGGCATAGCCTCCGGCGCCAACAACGCGTTCCGTGAGCTCGGCGGCGCCCTCGGCGTCGCGATCCTCGCCTCCGTCTTCTCCTCCCAGGGCGGCTACGAGTCCGCCGGCCGCTACGTGGACGGCCTGGTGCCCGCACTGTGGGTCGGCGCGGTCGCGGTCGGCCTCGCGTCGGTCGCCGCGGTGATCATCCCGAGGCGGCGCAAGGCGACGGCCACCCCGGCCGACGCCCAGCCGCAGCGCACCCTGGAGCCGGTCGCCTGA
- a CDS encoding UDP-N-acetylmuramate dehydrogenase, which yields MHVTHDTPLAPLTTFRLGGPTARLVTATTDAEVVEVVRTADRAGTPLLVIGGGSNLVIGDAGFDGTALRIATTGFTLDGTALELAAGEVWSDAVARTVEAGLAGVECLAGIPGSAGATPIQNVGAYGQDVSATVTEVVAYDRRSGGTVTVPAADCGFAYRDSRFKADPERYVVLRVRFGLEDAGGLSAPVKYAEVARALGVEAGDRVPVATARTTVLALRAGKGMVLDAADHDTWSAGSFFTNPILTEREFAEFVSRVHDRLGADTEPPAYPAGDGLRKTSAAWLIDRAGFAKGYGDGPARISGKHTLALTNRGQAKTEDLLALAREVRDGVRSAFGVTLVNEPVMVGARL from the coding sequence GTGCACGTAACCCACGACACCCCCCTCGCCCCCCTGACGACGTTCCGGCTCGGCGGCCCCACGGCCCGCCTCGTGACGGCCACCACCGACGCCGAAGTCGTCGAGGTGGTCCGTACGGCGGACCGCGCCGGCACGCCGCTCCTGGTGATCGGCGGCGGCAGCAACCTCGTCATCGGGGACGCCGGATTCGACGGCACCGCGCTGCGCATCGCCACCACCGGCTTCACCCTCGACGGCACCGCGCTGGAACTGGCGGCCGGCGAGGTGTGGAGCGACGCGGTCGCCCGGACCGTCGAGGCCGGCCTGGCGGGCGTCGAGTGCCTGGCGGGCATCCCCGGATCCGCCGGGGCGACGCCGATCCAGAACGTGGGGGCGTACGGGCAGGACGTCTCGGCGACCGTCACCGAGGTCGTCGCGTACGACCGCCGCAGTGGCGGGACGGTGACGGTCCCCGCCGCCGACTGCGGCTTCGCCTACCGCGACAGCCGCTTCAAGGCCGACCCGGAGCGGTACGTCGTCCTGCGGGTGCGCTTCGGCCTGGAGGACGCCGGCGGGCTGTCGGCGCCGGTGAAGTACGCGGAAGTGGCCCGCGCCCTGGGCGTCGAGGCCGGCGACCGGGTCCCGGTGGCCACCGCCAGGACGACGGTGCTGGCGCTGCGCGCCGGCAAGGGGATGGTGCTGGACGCGGCCGACCACGACACCTGGTCGGCGGGTTCGTTCTTCACCAATCCGATCCTGACGGAGCGGGAGTTCGCGGAGTTCGTGAGCCGGGTGCACGACCGGCTCGGCGCGGACACCGAACCGCCCGCCTATCCCGCGGGGGACGGCCTGCGGAAGACGTCCGCGGCCTGGCTGATCGACCGCGCCGGGTTCGCCAAGGGGTACGGGGACGGCCCGGCCCGGATCTCCGGGAAGCACACCCTGGCGCTGACCAACCGCGGCCAGGCCAAGACGGAGGACCTGCTGGCCCTCGCCCGTGAGGTCCGCGACGGTGTGCGATCCGCCTTCGGAGTCACGCTCGTCAATGAACCGGTCATGGTCGGAGCCCGTCTTTGA
- a CDS encoding adenosine deaminase codes for MARDVRLLPKAHLHLHFTGSMRSETLLELADLHGVHLPEALTSGEPPKLRATDERGWFRFQRLYDSARSCLRTAEDIQRLVHEAAEEDARDGSGWLEIQVDPTSYAPRLGGLIPTMEIILDAVATASRDTGVGMAVIVAANRMKHPLDARTLARLAVRYADRGVVGFGLSNDERRGLARDFDRAFAIARDGGLLAAPHGGELAGPSSVRDCLDDLHAGRVGHGVRAAEDPRLLKRLAERQITCEVCPASNVALGVYEKPEDVPLRTLFDAGVPMALGADDPLLFGSRLAAQYEIARDSHAFTDEELAELARQSVRGSAAPPEVRERLLSGIEDWLALPA; via the coding sequence ATGGCACGTGATGTCCGTCTGCTCCCCAAGGCCCATCTCCATCTGCACTTCACCGGCTCCATGCGGTCCGAGACCCTGCTGGAGCTCGCGGACCTGCACGGTGTGCACCTCCCCGAGGCGCTGACCTCGGGCGAGCCCCCGAAACTACGGGCCACCGACGAGCGGGGCTGGTTCCGCTTCCAACGGCTCTACGACAGCGCGCGCTCGTGTCTGCGCACCGCCGAGGACATCCAGCGGCTGGTCCACGAGGCCGCCGAGGAGGACGCCAGGGACGGCTCCGGGTGGCTGGAGATCCAGGTCGACCCGACGTCGTACGCACCCCGGCTGGGCGGCCTCATCCCGACCATGGAGATCATCCTGGACGCGGTGGCGACCGCCTCCCGGGACACCGGCGTGGGGATGGCCGTCATCGTCGCCGCCAACCGCATGAAGCACCCGCTGGACGCCCGCACCCTCGCCCGGCTCGCGGTGCGCTACGCCGACCGGGGCGTCGTCGGCTTCGGGCTGTCCAACGACGAGCGCCGCGGGCTCGCCCGCGACTTCGACCGCGCCTTCGCCATCGCCCGGGACGGCGGGCTGCTGGCCGCCCCGCACGGCGGTGAGCTCGCCGGGCCCAGCAGCGTCCGCGACTGCCTCGACGACCTGCACGCGGGGCGCGTGGGGCACGGCGTACGGGCCGCCGAGGACCCGCGGCTGCTGAAGCGGCTCGCCGAGCGGCAGATCACCTGCGAGGTCTGCCCGGCGTCCAATGTCGCGCTGGGCGTCTACGAGAAGCCGGAGGACGTGCCGCTGCGCACGCTCTTCGACGCGGGCGTACCGATGGCGCTGGGCGCCGACGACCCGCTGCTCTTCGGCTCCCGGCTCGCCGCGCAGTACGAGATCGCCCGGGACTCGCACGCCTTCACCGACGAGGAGCTGGCGGAGCTGGCCCGGCAGTCGGTACGAGGCTCGGCGGCGCCGCCGGAGGTACGGGAGCGGCTGCTGTCCGGCATCGAGGACTGGCTGGCGCTGCCGGCCTGA
- a CDS encoding pyridoxal phosphate-dependent aminotransferase, translating to MTAATPPVQSPSDRRVSARVGSISESATLAVDAKAKALKAAGRPVIGFGAGEPDFPTPDYIVEAAVEACRNPKFHRYTPAGGLPELKAAIAAKTLRDSGYEVDASQVLVTNGGKQAIYEAFAAILDPGDEVIVPAPYWTTYPESIRLAGGVPVDVVADETTGYRVTVEQLEAARTPRTKVVLFVSPSNPTGAVYSAADAEAIGRWAVEHGLWVLTDEIYEHLVYGDATFTSLPAVLPELRDKCIVVNGVAKTYAMTGWRVGWMIAPKDVIKAATNLQSHATSNVSNVAQIAALAAVSGNLDAVAEMRTAFDRRRQTIVRMLNEIDGVVCPTPEGAFYVYPSVKELLGKEIRGKRPASSVELAALILDEVEVAVVPGEAFGTPGYLRLSYALGDEDLVEGVSRIQKLLGEARD from the coding sequence ATGACCGCTGCCACTCCCCCCGTACAGTCCCCCTCCGACCGTCGGGTGTCGGCCCGCGTCGGGTCGATCTCCGAGTCCGCGACACTCGCCGTGGACGCCAAGGCGAAGGCCCTCAAGGCCGCCGGGCGTCCGGTCATCGGCTTCGGTGCCGGCGAACCCGACTTCCCGACCCCCGACTACATCGTCGAGGCCGCGGTGGAGGCGTGCCGCAACCCGAAGTTCCACCGCTACACCCCGGCCGGCGGGCTGCCGGAGCTCAAGGCCGCCATCGCCGCCAAGACGCTGCGCGACTCGGGCTACGAGGTCGACGCCTCCCAGGTGCTGGTCACCAACGGCGGCAAGCAGGCCATCTACGAGGCCTTCGCCGCGATCCTCGACCCGGGCGACGAGGTCATCGTCCCGGCGCCGTACTGGACCACCTACCCCGAGTCGATCCGGCTCGCGGGCGGCGTGCCCGTCGACGTCGTCGCGGACGAGACGACCGGCTACCGGGTGACGGTCGAGCAGCTGGAGGCGGCCCGCACCCCGCGGACGAAGGTCGTCCTCTTCGTCTCGCCGTCCAACCCGACCGGCGCCGTCTACAGCGCGGCCGACGCCGAGGCGATCGGCCGCTGGGCCGTCGAGCACGGCCTGTGGGTGCTCACCGACGAGATCTACGAGCACCTCGTCTACGGCGACGCGACCTTCACCTCGCTCCCGGCCGTCCTTCCCGAGCTGCGCGACAAGTGCATCGTGGTGAACGGCGTCGCCAAGACGTACGCCATGACCGGCTGGCGCGTCGGGTGGATGATCGCCCCCAAGGACGTCATCAAGGCCGCGACGAACCTGCAGTCGCACGCCACCTCCAACGTCAGCAACGTCGCCCAGATCGCCGCGCTGGCCGCGGTCTCCGGGAACCTGGACGCGGTCGCCGAGATGCGCACCGCCTTCGACCGGCGGCGGCAGACCATCGTGCGGATGCTGAACGAGATCGACGGTGTGGTCTGCCCCACTCCCGAAGGCGCGTTCTACGTCTATCCGTCGGTGAAGGAGCTGCTCGGCAAGGAGATCCGCGGCAAGCGCCCGGCGTCCTCGGTCGAGCTGGCGGCCCTCATCCTGGACGAGGTCGAGGTCGCCGTGGTCCCGGGTGAAGCCTTCGGCACCCCCGGCTACCTGCGGCTTTCCTACGCACTGGGTGACGAGGACCTGGTCGAGGGCGTCTCCCGGATCCAGAAGCTGCTCGGCGAGGCCCGCGACTGA
- the secE gene encoding preprotein translocase subunit SecE: MTEITDSIEVPEPDASQDKKARRGGKRGKKGPLARLGLFYRQIVAELRKVVWPSRHDLTTYTSVVIVFVVVVIGLVSVIDFGFAKLVSYVFG, translated from the coding sequence GTGACTGAAATCACGGACTCCATCGAGGTCCCTGAGCCTGACGCATCCCAGGACAAGAAGGCCCGCCGCGGAGGTAAGCGCGGAAAGAAGGGCCCCCTGGCCCGTCTCGGCCTCTTCTACCGGCAGATCGTCGCCGAGCTCCGCAAGGTCGTCTGGCCTTCGCGTCACGACCTCACGACGTACACGAGCGTCGTAATTGTCTTCGTTGTCGTCGTCATCGGGCTTGTGTCCGTGATTGACTTTGGCTTCGCGAAGCTCGTCTCGTACGTCTTCGGATGA
- the nusG gene encoding transcription termination/antitermination protein NusG: protein MSDPNVYDADESVEGDDTALDIVEAADGDIDQAEAADEAAGEAAEQAAVHVIDETGAAVAEDAQDETGETEAVVDEEADAVLAEADAELAEDAEPVEEPEPIDPVAAFREELRTLPGEWYVIHTYAGYENRVKSNLEQRAVSLNVEDYIYQAEVPQEEVAQIKNGERKTVKQNKLPGYVLVRMDLTNESWGVVRNTPGVTGFVGNAYDPYPLTLDEILKMLAPEVEAAAEAAAAADGTGPARKIEVQVLDFEVGDSVTVTDGPFATLQATINEINPDSKKIKGLVEIFGRETPVELSFDQIQKN, encoded by the coding sequence GTGTCTGACCCGAACGTGTACGACGCCGACGAGTCCGTCGAGGGCGACGACACTGCGCTCGACATCGTCGAGGCAGCCGACGGCGACATCGACCAGGCCGAAGCTGCCGATGAAGCCGCGGGCGAAGCCGCCGAGCAGGCCGCCGTCCACGTCATCGACGAGACCGGTGCGGCAGTCGCCGAGGACGCCCAGGACGAGACCGGCGAGACCGAGGCCGTCGTCGACGAAGAGGCCGACGCGGTGCTTGCCGAGGCCGACGCCGAGCTGGCCGAGGACGCCGAGCCCGTCGAGGAGCCGGAGCCGATCGACCCGGTCGCCGCCTTCCGCGAGGAACTCCGCACCCTGCCGGGCGAGTGGTACGTCATCCACACGTACGCCGGCTACGAGAACCGCGTGAAGTCCAACCTGGAGCAGCGCGCCGTCTCGCTGAACGTCGAGGACTACATCTACCAGGCAGAAGTGCCCCAGGAAGAAGTAGCCCAGATCAAGAACGGCGAGCGGAAGACGGTCAAGCAGAACAAGCTTCCCGGCTATGTGCTCGTCCGCATGGACCTGACGAACGAGTCGTGGGGCGTCGTCCGCAACACCCCGGGCGTCACCGGCTTCGTGGGCAACGCGTACGACCCGTACCCGCTGACGCTGGACGAGATCCTCAAGATGCTCGCTCCCGAGGTCGAGGCGGCCGCCGAGGCCGCCGCTGCCGCGGACGGCACGGGTCCGGCCCGCAAGATCGAGGTCCAGGTGCTGGACTTCGAGGTCGGCGACTCGGTCACCGTCACCGACGGCCCGTTCGCGACGCTGCAGGCGACGATCAACGAGATCAACCCGGATTCGAAGAAGATCAAGGGCCTCGTCGAGATCTTCGGCCGCGAGACCCCGGTCGAGCTCAGCTTCGACCAGATCCAGAAGAACTGA
- the rplK gene encoding 50S ribosomal protein L11 produces MPPKKKKITGLIKLQINAGAANPAPPVGPALGQHGVNIMEFCKAYNAATESQRGMVVPVEITVYDDRSFTFITKTPPAAKLILKAAGVEKGSGEPHVKKVAKLTAAQVRDIATLKMPDLNANDLDAASKIIAGTARSMGITVEG; encoded by the coding sequence ATGCCTCCCAAGAAGAAGAAGATCACGGGGCTTATCAAGCTCCAGATCAACGCGGGCGCGGCCAACCCCGCCCCGCCCGTCGGCCCCGCACTGGGCCAGCACGGCGTCAACATCATGGAGTTCTGCAAGGCCTACAACGCCGCGACCGAGTCGCAGCGTGGCATGGTCGTGCCGGTGGAGATCACGGTCTACGACGACCGCTCCTTCACCTTCATCACCAAGACTCCGCCGGCCGCGAAGCTGATCCTCAAGGCCGCGGGCGTGGAGAAGGGCTCCGGCGAGCCGCACGTCAAGAAGGTCGCGAAGCTCACCGCCGCTCAGGTGCGTGACATCGCCACCCTCAAGATGCCGGACCTGAACGCCAACGACCTGGACGCCGCGTCGAAGATCATCGCCGGCACCGCCCGTTCCATGGGCATCACGGTCGAGGGCTGA
- the rplA gene encoding 50S ribosomal protein L1, with the protein MKRSKTLRAADAKIDRDKLYAPLEAVRLAKETAATKFDSTVEVAMCLGVDPRKADQMVRGTVNLPHGTGKTARVLVFATGDRAEAARAAGADIVGSDELIEEVAKGRLDFDAVVATPDLMGKVGRLGRVLGPRGLMPNPKTGTVTPDVAKAVTEIKGGKIEFRVDKHSNMHFIIGKVSFDDAQLVENYGAALDELLRLKPSASKGRYIKKAVISTTMGPGIPLDQSRTRNLLVEEDPAAV; encoded by the coding sequence GTGAAGCGCAGCAAGACTCTCCGCGCTGCGGACGCGAAGATCGACCGGGACAAGCTCTACGCCCCGCTCGAGGCCGTCCGTCTCGCCAAGGAGACCGCAGCGACGAAGTTCGACTCGACCGTCGAGGTCGCCATGTGCCTGGGTGTGGACCCGCGCAAGGCCGACCAGATGGTCCGCGGCACCGTGAACCTCCCCCACGGCACCGGCAAGACCGCCCGGGTCCTGGTCTTCGCGACCGGTGACCGTGCCGAGGCCGCGCGTGCCGCCGGCGCCGACATCGTCGGCTCCGACGAGCTCATCGAAGAGGTGGCCAAGGGCCGCCTCGACTTCGACGCCGTCGTCGCCACCCCGGACCTCATGGGCAAGGTCGGCCGCCTCGGCCGCGTGCTCGGTCCCCGTGGCCTGATGCCGAACCCGAAGACCGGCACCGTGACCCCGGACGTGGCCAAGGCCGTGACCGAGATCAAGGGCGGCAAGATCGAGTTCCGCGTCGACAAGCACTCGAACATGCACTTCATCATCGGCAAGGTGTCGTTCGATGACGCGCAGCTGGTCGAGAACTACGGCGCGGCCCTGGACGAGCTCCTTCGTCTGAAGCCGTCCGCCTCCAAGGGCCGGTACATCAAGAAGGCCGTCATCAGCACGACGATGGGCCCGGGTATCCCCCTGGACCAGAGCCGTACCCGCAACCTCCTCGTCGAGGAGGACCCGGCCGCCGTCTGA
- the rplJ gene encoding 50S ribosomal protein L10, translating into MARPDKAAAVAELTDKFRSSNAAMLTEYRGLTVAQLKTLRRSLGENAQYAVVKNTLTKIAANEAGISTLDDLFSGPTAVAFITGDPVESAKSLRDFAKDNPNLIIKGGVLDGKALTADEIKKLADLESREVLLAKVAGGIKASMAKAAATFQAPLTEFVRTADALRAKVEQGGAGTPAPAEAEVAE; encoded by the coding sequence ATGGCGAGGCCCGATAAGGCTGCTGCGGTTGCCGAGCTGACGGACAAGTTCCGCAGCTCCAATGCCGCAATGCTGACCGAGTACCGCGGTCTCACCGTGGCGCAGCTCAAGACGCTGCGCCGTTCGCTCGGTGAGAACGCTCAGTACGCCGTGGTGAAGAACACGCTGACCAAGATCGCGGCCAACGAGGCCGGGATCAGCACGCTGGACGACCTGTTCTCGGGTCCGACGGCGGTTGCCTTCATCACCGGTGACCCGGTGGAGTCGGCGAAGAGTCTGCGTGACTTCGCCAAGGACAACCCCAACCTCATCATCAAGGGCGGTGTCCTTGACGGTAAGGCGCTGACCGCTGATGAGATCAAGAAGCTCGCGGACCTCGAGTCCCGCGAGGTTCTGCTCGCCAAGGTGGCCGGTGGCATCAAGGCGTCGATGGCCAAGGCCGCGGCGACTTTCCAGGCCCCGCTCACGGAGTTCGTCCGCACCGCGGACGCGCTTCGCGCCAAGGTCGAGCAGGGCGGTGCCGGTACGCCGGCTCCCGCCGAGGCCGAGGTGGCGGAGTAA
- the rplL gene encoding 50S ribosomal protein L7/L12 yields the protein MAKLSQDELLAQFETLTLIELSDFVKAFEEKFDVKAAAPVAVAGPAGPAAEVAEEQDEFDVVLTGAGEKKIQVIKVVRELTSLGLKEAKDLVDGAPKPVLEKVAKEAAEKAAESLKAAGASVEVK from the coding sequence ATGGCGAAGCTGTCCCAGGACGAGCTGCTCGCGCAGTTCGAGACCCTGACCCTCATCGAGCTCTCTGACTTCGTCAAGGCTTTCGAAGAGAAGTTCGACGTCAAGGCTGCCGCCCCGGTCGCCGTCGCGGGCCCCGCCGGCCCCGCCGCCGAGGTCGCTGAGGAGCAGGACGAGTTCGACGTCGTCCTCACCGGCGCCGGCGAGAAGAAGATCCAGGTCATCAAGGTTGTGCGTGAGCTCACCTCGCTGGGTCTGAAGGAGGCCAAGGACCTCGTCGACGGCGCTCCGAAGCCGGTCCTCGAGAAGGTCGCCAAGGAGGCCGCCGAGAAGGCTGCCGAGTCCCTCAAGGCCGCTGGCGCGTCCGTCGAGGTCAAGTAA